Proteins co-encoded in one Streptomyces sp. SLBN-31 genomic window:
- a CDS encoding urea amidolyase associated protein UAAP1 produces the protein MATATTYGARDHARAQEGARAEAMPVVPATDWPAPPCEAGHLLWAETVAGGNYTHRVLARGTELRLTDLRGDACAHLLLYVADRPWERLNVADTVKVQWNAYLGEGRLLLSDQGRVLASVVADTSGRHDALCGTSTLVRNTQRYGDGAPQSASPAGRELLKLAAAKNGLEPRDLPPSLSFFQGVRIRDDGSLDFTGSAGAGGSVTLRTEQDVTVLIANVPHPADPRQEYVSTPLEVLAWRSAPTAPGDPLWDATPEGRRAFLNTAEFLTSRGLA, from the coding sequence ATGGCGACAGCGACCACGTACGGAGCCCGAGACCATGCCCGCGCCCAGGAGGGCGCCCGCGCCGAGGCCATGCCCGTGGTACCGGCGACCGACTGGCCCGCCCCGCCGTGCGAGGCGGGTCACCTGCTGTGGGCCGAGACGGTGGCGGGCGGCAACTACACGCACCGGGTACTGGCCCGCGGCACCGAGCTGCGCCTGACCGACCTGCGCGGCGACGCCTGCGCCCATCTGCTGCTGTACGTCGCCGACCGGCCCTGGGAGCGGCTGAACGTCGCCGACACGGTGAAGGTGCAGTGGAACGCCTACCTGGGCGAGGGCCGGCTGCTGCTGTCCGACCAGGGCCGGGTCCTGGCGTCGGTGGTCGCCGACACCTCCGGACGGCACGACGCGCTGTGCGGCACCTCCACCCTCGTACGCAACACGCAGCGGTACGGCGACGGCGCCCCCCAGTCCGCCTCCCCCGCCGGCCGCGAGCTGCTGAAGCTGGCGGCGGCCAAGAACGGTCTGGAGCCCCGCGATCTGCCGCCCTCCCTCTCCTTCTTCCAGGGTGTGCGGATACGCGACGACGGCTCCCTCGACTTCACGGGCTCGGCCGGCGCCGGCGGCAGCGTCACGCTCCGCACCGAGCAGGACGTCACCGTCCTGATCGCCAACGTGCCGCACCCGGCCGATCCGCGGCAGGAGTACGTCTCCACCCCGCTGGAGGTCCTTGCCTGGCGCTCCGCCCCGACCGCACCGGGCGACCCGCTGTGGGACGCCACCCCCGAGGGCCGCCGCGCCTTCCTCAACACCGCCGAATTCCTCACCTCGCGGGGGCTCGCATGA
- a CDS encoding urea amidolyase associated protein UAAP2 — protein sequence MKTEEARVKTAEVRTTTIVPARAAWSSIVREGQTLTVTDLHGNQAVDFLVYDAHDTSVRYSAPDTIQAQGNLFLTTGSVLMSNEHTPLMTVVEDEVGRHDTVGGACSKESNTLRYGHHTYAQHACVDNFLAEGARHGLGKRDLVSNINWYMNVPVEQDGTLGIVDGLSAPGLGLTLRADRDVLVLVSNCPQINNPCNGFEPTAVEMTITGAVR from the coding sequence ATGAAGACCGAGGAGGCTCGCGTGAAGACCGCAGAGGTTCGTACGACGACCATCGTTCCGGCCCGCGCCGCCTGGTCGTCCATCGTCCGCGAGGGACAGACACTGACCGTCACCGACCTGCACGGCAACCAAGCCGTCGACTTCCTCGTGTACGACGCCCACGACACATCCGTCCGCTACAGCGCCCCCGACACCATCCAGGCGCAGGGCAACCTCTTCCTGACCACGGGCAGTGTGCTGATGTCCAACGAGCACACGCCGCTGATGACGGTGGTCGAGGACGAGGTGGGCCGGCACGACACGGTCGGCGGCGCCTGCTCCAAGGAGTCCAACACCCTGCGCTACGGCCATCACACCTACGCGCAGCACGCGTGCGTGGACAACTTCCTGGCCGAGGGCGCCCGGCACGGCCTCGGCAAGCGCGACCTGGTCTCCAACATCAACTGGTACATGAACGTGCCGGTCGAGCAGGACGGCACCCTCGGCATCGTCGACGGCCTCTCCGCGCCGGGCCTCGGGCTCACCCTGCGCGCCGATCGCGATGTCCTGGTCCTCGTCTCCAACTGCCCCCAGATCAACAACCCCTGCAACGGCTTCGAGCCGACGGCGGTGGAGATGACCATCACCGGAGCGGTGCGATGA
- a CDS encoding 5-oxoprolinase/urea amidolyase family protein, with amino-acid sequence MTFDTLLVANRGEIAVRIIRTARELGLRTVAVYSDPDRSAPHVRLADEAVRLGPAPAKESYLDADLVLKAAKDTGAGAIHPGYGFLSEDALFARRCEEAGIVFVGPTPEQLELFGAKHTARAAAEAAGVPLAPGTGLLPSLEEALAEAAVIGYPVMLKATGGGGGIGMSACRSAEELADAWEQVQRVAAASFASAGVFLERLVERARHVEVQVFGDGDGSVVTFGDRDCSLQRRNQKVLEEAPAPGLPDHVREQLADSARDLCASVGYRSAGTVEFVYDAAREEAYFLEVNTRLQVEHPVTEEVYGVDLVAWMLRLARGERDVVRDPGTPRGHAVEARLYAEDPSREHRPSAGLLTRVEFPPGVRVDGWVETGTEVTTSYDPMLAKIIAYGSDRAHALRRLDEALARTRVDGIETNLGLVRAALTDDAFRAAGHSTATLAHVTDPTPRIEVVSAGTLTTVQDWPGRTGYWQVGVPPCGPMDDLSFRLGNRALGNHEGAPGLECTLRGPALRFTHPTTVCVTGAPAEVTVDGRPVPQWEPVTVPAGAVLETAAPARHGLRTYVLVAGGLDVPAFLGSASTFTLGGFGGHGGRALRTGDVLHGGRATGDGTPVPPADRPSFDAAWRIGAVEGPHAAPEFFTEDDIRDFYAADWKVHFNSARTGVRLVGPKPRWARADGGEAGLHPSNVHDTPYSVGAVDYTGDMPVLLGPDGPSLGGFVCPATVLGAERWKLGQLRPGDTVRFAPVRIDGSPRPEIVDGGVLARDGDLTYRRSGDDNLLVEFGPMHLDLALRMRVHALMEALAAHGPDGITDLTPGIRSLQIRTDPARLPQPELLSAVREIAAALPPTDELVVPSRTVHLPLSWDDPATREAIARYMAGVRDDAPWCPWNIEFIRRVNGLESVNDVYDTVFDAEYLVLGLGDVYLGAPVATPLDPRHRLVTTKYNPARTWTAENSVGIGGAYLCVYGMEGPGGYQFVGRTTQVWSGWQQRGAFEKGSPWLLRFFDRIKWYPVSAEELLDLRADITSGRFVPRIEEGTFSLAAHQAFLAENAESIREFRDRQQAAFAAERDAWEAAGEFARAEAAAAPPAPPAEIALPPGGRLVEAEFAASVWQLNVRPGETVSAGQPLLALEAMKMESRVHAPMDGVVTEILARPGDQVEAGTALLVLAPATN; translated from the coding sequence ATGACCTTCGACACGCTGCTGGTCGCCAACCGCGGCGAGATCGCCGTGCGGATCATCCGCACCGCCCGCGAACTGGGCCTGCGCACGGTCGCCGTGTACTCCGACCCCGACCGCTCGGCACCGCACGTTCGCCTGGCCGACGAAGCGGTGCGGCTCGGGCCGGCGCCCGCGAAGGAGTCCTACCTCGACGCCGACCTGGTGCTGAAGGCGGCCAAGGACACCGGCGCGGGGGCCATCCACCCCGGATACGGCTTCCTGTCCGAGGACGCCCTGTTCGCACGCCGGTGCGAGGAGGCCGGGATCGTGTTCGTGGGTCCGACGCCGGAGCAGCTGGAGCTGTTCGGCGCCAAGCACACGGCACGGGCTGCGGCCGAGGCGGCGGGCGTGCCACTGGCGCCGGGGACCGGGCTGCTGCCATCACTGGAAGAGGCGCTCGCCGAGGCCGCGGTCATCGGCTACCCCGTCATGCTCAAGGCGACCGGCGGTGGCGGCGGCATCGGCATGTCGGCGTGCCGGTCGGCCGAGGAGCTGGCCGACGCCTGGGAGCAGGTCCAGCGTGTCGCCGCCGCGTCCTTCGCCTCCGCCGGGGTGTTCCTGGAGCGCCTGGTGGAACGCGCCCGCCATGTCGAGGTGCAGGTCTTCGGCGACGGCGACGGCAGTGTCGTCACCTTCGGCGACCGCGACTGCTCGCTGCAGCGCCGCAACCAGAAGGTCCTGGAGGAGGCACCCGCCCCCGGCCTCCCCGACCATGTGCGCGAGCAACTGGCCGACAGTGCGCGCGACTTGTGCGCGTCCGTCGGCTACCGCTCGGCCGGCACGGTCGAGTTCGTCTACGACGCCGCCCGCGAGGAGGCCTACTTCCTGGAGGTCAACACCCGTCTGCAGGTGGAGCATCCGGTCACCGAGGAGGTGTACGGAGTCGACCTGGTCGCCTGGATGCTGCGCCTGGCCCGCGGCGAGCGTGACGTCGTCCGCGACCCGGGCACCCCGCGCGGCCACGCCGTCGAGGCCCGCCTCTACGCCGAGGACCCCTCCCGCGAACACCGGCCCAGCGCCGGACTGTTGACGCGGGTGGAGTTCCCGCCGGGCGTGCGCGTGGACGGCTGGGTGGAGACCGGCACCGAGGTGACGACGTCGTACGACCCGATGCTCGCGAAGATCATCGCCTACGGCTCCGACCGCGCCCACGCGCTCCGCAGGCTCGACGAGGCCCTCGCCCGTACCCGCGTCGACGGCATCGAGACCAACCTGGGCCTGGTCCGGGCGGCCCTGACGGACGACGCCTTCCGCGCGGCCGGCCACTCGACGGCGACCCTCGCCCACGTCACCGACCCCACTCCCCGGATCGAGGTCGTCTCCGCCGGCACCCTCACCACGGTGCAGGACTGGCCGGGCCGCACCGGCTACTGGCAGGTGGGGGTTCCCCCGTGCGGCCCGATGGACGACCTGTCCTTCCGCCTCGGCAACCGGGCCCTCGGCAACCACGAGGGCGCCCCCGGCCTCGAATGCACGCTGCGGGGACCGGCGTTGCGGTTCACGCACCCCACGACGGTGTGCGTGACGGGCGCGCCCGCCGAGGTCACCGTCGACGGCAGGCCGGTCCCCCAGTGGGAGCCGGTGACCGTGCCCGCCGGGGCCGTACTGGAGACCGCCGCACCGGCCCGGCACGGCCTGCGCACCTACGTCCTCGTCGCGGGCGGCCTCGACGTCCCGGCCTTCCTCGGCAGCGCGAGCACCTTCACCCTCGGCGGGTTCGGCGGGCACGGAGGCCGGGCGCTGCGCACGGGCGACGTCCTGCACGGCGGCCGGGCGACCGGGGACGGCACACCGGTACCACCGGCGGACCGGCCCTCCTTCGACGCCGCGTGGCGGATCGGGGCCGTCGAAGGCCCGCACGCCGCACCGGAGTTCTTCACCGAGGACGACATCCGCGACTTCTACGCCGCTGACTGGAAGGTCCACTTCAACTCCGCGCGCACCGGTGTGCGCCTGGTCGGCCCCAAGCCGCGCTGGGCCCGCGCCGACGGCGGCGAGGCGGGCCTGCACCCGTCCAACGTCCACGACACCCCGTACTCGGTCGGCGCCGTCGACTACACCGGCGACATGCCGGTGCTGCTCGGCCCGGACGGGCCGTCGCTGGGCGGTTTCGTGTGCCCGGCGACGGTGCTCGGCGCCGAGCGCTGGAAGCTGGGGCAGCTCCGGCCGGGCGACACCGTACGGTTCGCCCCCGTGCGGATCGACGGCTCGCCCCGCCCCGAGATCGTCGACGGCGGTGTCCTGGCCAGGGACGGCGACCTCACCTACCGGCGCAGCGGCGACGACAACCTGCTGGTCGAGTTCGGTCCCATGCACCTCGACCTGGCCCTGCGCATGCGCGTCCACGCCCTGATGGAGGCACTGGCCGCGCACGGCCCGGACGGCATCACCGACCTCACCCCGGGCATCCGCTCCCTGCAGATCCGGACCGACCCGGCCCGCCTCCCCCAGCCCGAACTCCTGTCCGCAGTACGGGAGATCGCGGCCGCCCTCCCGCCCACGGACGAGCTGGTCGTACCCTCCCGCACCGTCCATCTCCCGCTGTCCTGGGACGACCCGGCGACCCGCGAGGCCATCGCCCGCTACATGGCGGGCGTGCGCGACGACGCCCCCTGGTGCCCGTGGAACATCGAGTTCATCCGTCGCGTCAACGGCCTGGAGTCGGTGAACGACGTCTACGACACGGTCTTCGACGCCGAATACCTCGTACTGGGCCTGGGCGACGTCTACCTGGGCGCTCCCGTGGCCACCCCGCTCGACCCCCGCCACCGCCTGGTGACCACCAAGTACAACCCGGCACGCACCTGGACGGCCGAGAACTCGGTCGGCATCGGCGGCGCCTACCTCTGCGTCTACGGCATGGAGGGCCCCGGCGGCTACCAGTTCGTCGGCCGCACCACCCAGGTCTGGTCGGGCTGGCAGCAACGCGGCGCCTTCGAGAAGGGCTCCCCCTGGCTGCTGCGCTTCTTCGACCGCATCAAGTGGTATCCCGTGAGCGCGGAGGAACTCCTGGACCTGCGGGCCGACATCACCTCCGGCCGCTTCGTTCCGCGCATCGAGGAGGGCACCTTCTCGCTCGCCGCCCACCAGGCCTTCCTGGCCGAGAACGCCGAATCCATACGGGAGTTCAGGGACCGGCAGCAGGCGGCGTTCGCGGCGGAACGCGACGCGTGGGAGGCGGCCGGCGAGTTCGCCCGGGCCGAGGCGGCGGCCGCGCCACCGGCGCCGCCCGCCGAGATCGCGCTGCCGCCCGGGGGCAGGCTGGTGGAGGCCGAGTTCGCCGCGTCGGTCTGGCAGCTGAACGTCCGGCCCGGCGAGACGGTGTCGGCCGGCCAGCCGCTGCTCGCCCTGGAGGCGATGAAGATGGAATCCCGGGTGCACGCGCCGATGGACGGCGTGGTGACCGAGATCCTGGCCCGGCCCGGCGACCAGGTGGAGGCGGGAACGGCACTGCTCGTCCTGGCCCCGGCGACGAACTGA
- a CDS encoding LuxR C-terminal-related transcriptional regulator: MVVSAVSVDEDQQEPAEQYTDPLGDPYLRTRFILPSRPVTFLSRARLTERLDCSLQPPLTMVNGAAGAGKTLLVADWAAGREPSVAWLTMEAEEKRPGMFWAYFLQALRTSGRRLSDRIRGPADAYHVDRRLLTAIAEDLATAEPPVTVVLDEYERVTEPEIAEQLEFVLQHAGRGLRLVLVTRTEPVLSLHRYRAAGELREIRAAELAFTPEETVALLERHGLHLSVHSAQALVDRTRGWAAGLRLSALAAQESRDPEVYLKEFEADRSTIADFLLAEVLKRQPVATQDLLLRVSVLDRFSPELANVVTGRADSARILAELHRENAFVEQLGHSWYRLHPLFGEILRTHLCVRRPGLEPELHRRAARWLRRAGSLPEALTHGAAAGDWDFTAGALVDDLAIGRFFTGLRSDDLAGLFSGMGPEATGPATDLVRAARDLSHGDFRHGTAHLRQARARLETVTGDPAAARLSCALLEALAARLTGSPTRAELAAESADEVRQEVAPDLLDKHPELTALLLTHLGSARLWAGRFEEARAALSKAADSPDSASTVLAREESMGHLALIDYLDGWPGRAEHKALEAMAEAERFGTSASAGCGIEQVVLAGVAVDRNELGRAEALLDDAAERSATPHDPVTAAGRAIVTARLELARGDARAAVEAADPDVRAVVASPWAESHERLVASAAHLAEGRAGEAAEILRKLADDQPSCTTEAARIQFAVGNQEEAIDLLLSLPATDRAGPAVTVRAALVKAMAADAAGDTATARRLVAQALLDARHERLRRPFLDAGRWIRPLLVTAPLDRLAAGWLTAGNPVHEDLSAAGPSPAPIVVEELSARERDVLVRLAQMMSTQEIAADLYVSVNTVKTHLKSLYRKLAVNRRAAAVRRARDMGLL; the protein is encoded by the coding sequence GTGGTGGTGAGCGCCGTGTCTGTCGACGAGGACCAGCAGGAACCGGCCGAACAGTACACAGATCCGCTCGGGGACCCCTACCTACGCACGCGATTCATCCTGCCGTCGCGACCCGTCACCTTCCTGTCGCGGGCGCGGCTCACAGAGCGGCTGGACTGCTCACTGCAGCCGCCGTTGACCATGGTCAACGGTGCGGCCGGCGCCGGGAAGACGCTGCTCGTCGCCGACTGGGCCGCCGGCCGGGAACCGTCGGTCGCGTGGCTGACCATGGAGGCGGAGGAGAAGCGGCCCGGAATGTTCTGGGCGTACTTCCTCCAGGCCCTCCGTACCAGCGGCAGACGGCTCTCGGACCGGATCCGCGGTCCGGCCGACGCGTACCACGTGGACCGCAGGCTGCTGACGGCGATCGCCGAGGACCTCGCCACCGCCGAACCGCCCGTCACCGTCGTACTGGACGAGTACGAGCGCGTGACGGAACCGGAGATCGCGGAACAGCTGGAGTTCGTGCTGCAGCACGCCGGTCGGGGGCTGCGGCTGGTCCTCGTCACCCGCACCGAACCGGTGCTCTCGCTGCACCGCTACCGGGCGGCCGGCGAACTGCGGGAGATCCGCGCCGCCGAGCTGGCCTTCACCCCCGAGGAGACGGTGGCCCTGCTGGAGCGGCACGGACTGCATCTGTCCGTGCACTCGGCGCAGGCACTCGTGGACCGCACCCGGGGCTGGGCCGCCGGTCTGCGGCTGAGCGCTCTCGCCGCGCAGGAGAGCCGGGACCCGGAGGTCTATCTCAAGGAGTTCGAGGCGGACCGGAGCACCATCGCCGACTTCCTGCTGGCCGAGGTGCTCAAGCGGCAGCCGGTGGCGACACAGGACCTCCTGCTGCGGGTCAGTGTCCTGGACCGCTTCAGCCCCGAGCTGGCCAACGTGGTGACCGGCCGCGCCGACTCCGCGCGCATCCTCGCCGAACTGCACCGCGAGAACGCCTTCGTCGAGCAGCTCGGACACTCGTGGTACCGCCTGCACCCGCTGTTCGGGGAGATACTCCGCACCCACCTGTGCGTGCGCCGCCCCGGTCTGGAGCCCGAGCTCCACCGGCGGGCCGCCCGATGGCTGCGGCGGGCGGGATCGCTCCCGGAGGCGCTCACCCACGGAGCCGCCGCGGGTGACTGGGACTTCACCGCGGGCGCGCTCGTCGACGACCTGGCCATCGGCCGGTTCTTCACCGGTCTGCGCTCCGACGACCTCGCCGGGCTGTTCTCCGGGATGGGGCCCGAGGCCACCGGCCCCGCCACCGACCTCGTACGGGCGGCCCGCGACCTCTCCCACGGCGACTTCCGGCACGGCACGGCCCATCTGCGCCAGGCACGCGCCCGGCTGGAAACCGTCACCGGCGATCCGGCGGCCGCCCGGCTGAGCTGTGCGCTGCTGGAGGCCCTGGCCGCCCGGCTGACCGGTTCCCCCACCCGCGCGGAGCTGGCCGCCGAGTCCGCCGACGAAGTGCGCCAGGAGGTGGCACCGGACCTGCTGGACAAACATCCCGAGCTGACCGCGCTCCTGCTCACCCATCTGGGCTCCGCGCGCCTGTGGGCCGGACGTTTCGAGGAGGCGCGAGCCGCGCTGTCCAAGGCGGCCGACTCCCCCGACAGCGCCTCGACCGTACTGGCCCGGGAGGAGTCGATGGGGCACCTCGCGCTGATCGACTATCTGGACGGCTGGCCCGGCAGGGCGGAGCACAAGGCTCTGGAGGCGATGGCCGAGGCGGAGCGGTTCGGTACGTCCGCGTCGGCCGGCTGCGGGATCGAGCAGGTGGTGCTGGCGGGCGTCGCCGTCGACCGCAACGAACTGGGCCGGGCCGAGGCCCTCCTCGACGATGCCGCCGAACGCTCCGCCACCCCGCACGACCCGGTCACGGCCGCCGGCCGGGCCATCGTCACCGCCCGGCTCGAGCTGGCCAGGGGCGACGCCCGCGCGGCCGTCGAGGCGGCCGACCCGGACGTCCGCGCGGTCGTGGCCTCGCCCTGGGCCGAGAGCCACGAGAGGCTGGTGGCCTCGGCCGCCCACCTGGCCGAAGGCCGGGCCGGGGAGGCGGCGGAGATACTGCGGAAGCTGGCCGACGACCAGCCGTCGTGCACCACGGAGGCCGCGCGCATCCAGTTCGCCGTCGGCAACCAGGAGGAGGCCATCGACCTCCTGCTCAGCCTGCCCGCCACCGACCGGGCGGGCCCGGCGGTGACCGTCCGGGCGGCCCTGGTCAAGGCCATGGCCGCGGATGCCGCGGGCGATACCGCCACCGCCCGCAGGCTGGTCGCGCAAGCCCTCCTCGACGCCCGGCACGAGCGGCTGCGGCGGCCGTTCCTCGACGCCGGACGGTGGATCCGGCCCCTGCTGGTCACGGCGCCGCTGGACCGGCTGGCGGCGGGCTGGCTCACCGCCGGCAACCCGGTCCACGAGGACCTGTCCGCCGCGGGGCCGTCCCCCGCGCCGATCGTCGTGGAGGAGCTGAGCGCACGGGAGCGCGACGTCCTGGTGCGGCTGGCCCAGATGATGTCGACGCAGGAGATCGCCGCGGACCTGTACGTGTCGGTGAACACGGTGAAGACGCATCTGAAGAGCCTGTACCGGAAGCTGGCGGTGAACCGGCGCGCCGCCGCGGTGCGCCGCGCACGCGACATGGGCCTGCTGTGA
- a CDS encoding MFS transporter, producing the protein MKRWRALIVLGTAQFLMVLDTSVMNVSISQLVKDFDTEVTTIQAVITLYALVMAAFMIIGGRLGDILGRRRVFFLGLVVYGAGSALTAVAPTVWVLALGWSVIEGLGAALVLPAMAALVAESYRGPDRAVAYGVIGGLAGAGIAVGPLLGGWVTTYLTWRLVFAGEVVVVLAVLLCRRMITEAARTGRRPGLDGIGAVLSAAGLGLGVLGVLQSSTWGWVSPRNPPFTLFGFSPTLFVVGAGVLVLAGFARWERHRDAQGVDPLVHLPLLRRPALRSGLLALLGQNLILLGLFFVIPLYLQVVQGFDAFETGLRLLPVSVAMLAASVLASALGRAAGPRRIVRLALVVLAVAVVWLLATIDPVIDDAQFAGAMALVGVGTGLLASQLGNVVQSSAGEDERSEVGGLQFTAQNLGSALGTALIGSILLGALAHAFTAQVADDPRLSEEARKQTGVALESGISFVTTDQVRSAAEHAGLPPSEVEAVTDSYASAQLDGLKAAILAAGGVTLATFLVTSNLPTGKGRTKPRESGTPAGTVGSSR; encoded by the coding sequence GTGAAACGCTGGCGCGCTCTGATCGTCCTGGGTACGGCCCAGTTCCTGATGGTCCTGGACACCTCGGTGATGAACGTCTCGATCAGCCAGCTGGTCAAGGACTTCGACACCGAGGTCACCACGATCCAGGCCGTGATCACCCTGTACGCGCTGGTCATGGCCGCATTCATGATCATCGGGGGCAGGCTGGGCGACATCCTGGGCCGCCGCCGCGTCTTCTTCCTGGGACTCGTGGTGTACGGCGCCGGATCGGCCCTGACCGCCGTGGCTCCCACCGTGTGGGTCCTGGCGCTGGGCTGGTCGGTCATCGAGGGGCTCGGTGCCGCCCTGGTGCTGCCGGCCATGGCGGCCCTGGTCGCGGAGTCGTACCGCGGACCGGACCGAGCGGTCGCGTACGGCGTCATCGGCGGACTCGCCGGCGCCGGCATCGCGGTCGGCCCGCTGCTGGGCGGCTGGGTGACGACGTACCTCACCTGGCGGCTGGTCTTCGCCGGTGAGGTCGTGGTCGTGCTGGCCGTCCTGCTGTGCCGCCGGATGATCACGGAGGCCGCGCGGACGGGGCGGCGCCCCGGGCTCGACGGGATCGGGGCCGTGCTGTCGGCGGCCGGACTCGGGCTGGGCGTGCTCGGCGTGCTGCAGAGCAGCACCTGGGGCTGGGTGTCGCCCCGTAACCCGCCGTTCACCCTTTTCGGCTTCTCCCCCACCCTCTTCGTCGTCGGCGCCGGCGTCCTCGTCCTGGCGGGCTTCGCCCGCTGGGAGCGGCACCGCGACGCTCAGGGCGTCGACCCGCTCGTCCATCTGCCTCTGCTGCGCAGGCCGGCCCTGCGTTCCGGTCTGCTGGCCCTGCTGGGCCAGAACCTGATCCTGCTGGGGCTGTTCTTCGTCATCCCGCTGTATCTGCAGGTGGTGCAGGGCTTCGACGCCTTCGAGACGGGCCTGCGGCTGCTTCCGGTCTCGGTCGCCATGCTCGCGGCCTCCGTGCTCGCCTCCGCGTTGGGGCGGGCGGCCGGGCCGCGCCGTATCGTCCGGCTGGCCCTGGTCGTCCTCGCGGTGGCCGTCGTATGGCTGCTGGCCACCATCGACCCGGTCATCGACGACGCGCAGTTCGCCGGAGCCATGGCCCTGGTCGGCGTGGGCACCGGACTGCTCGCCTCGCAGCTGGGCAACGTCGTCCAGTCGAGCGCCGGCGAGGACGAGCGCAGCGAGGTCGGCGGCCTGCAGTTCACCGCACAGAACCTCGGTTCCGCGCTCGGTACGGCGCTCATCGGCTCGATCCTCCTGGGCGCGCTGGCCCACGCCTTCACCGCCCAGGTGGCGGACGATCCGCGGCTGTCGGAGGAGGCCCGCAAGCAGACCGGCGTCGCACTGGAGTCGGGGATCTCCTTCGTCACCACCGACCAGGTGCGCTCGGCGGCCGAGCACGCCGGGCTCCCGCCGTCCGAGGTCGAGGCCGTCACGGATTCCTACGCGTCGGCGCAGCTCGACGGTCTGAAGGCGGCGATCCTCGCCGCCGGCGGCGTCACCCTGGCGACCTTCCTCGTGACCTCCAACCTCCCGACCGGCAAAGGCCGCACGAAACCGCGGGAGTCCGGCACACCGGCGGGGACCGTCGGCTCGTCCCGCTGA
- a CDS encoding DUF2252 domain-containing protein codes for MTVPNSFTASLSAAERAAIGRRARARASRSCHGWYDGGPDRFDPVEVIERQSATRVPELVPVRYGRMLESPFRFYRGAAAIMAADLGPTPNSGLQVQLCGDAHLLNFRLLASPERRLVFDINDFDETFPGPFEWDVKRLTTSFVTASRENGFSVKEQNRAVRTCVAAYRRRMREFAGMRTLDVWYAQDDVEGLRRLLASSMDKDVRRRTERAAAQARTRTHMQAFEKLTRDTAEGRRVTPDPPLITPLRDLLSGSAGDEEEKVLRGVIEDYARTLPSERRHLLRHYHLVDMARKVVGVGSVGTRCWILLMLGRDDDDPLLLQAKEAQESVLAAHTGGTGFDNQGRRVVTGQRLIQTTSDIFLGWTHVVGLDGRDRDFYVRQLRDWKGIARPETMGPEMLNLFAQVCGASLARAHARSGDPIAIAAYLGGSDRFDRALTEFAQSYADRNEKDFEALGAAVGSGRVSARDL; via the coding sequence ATGACCGTACCCAACTCCTTCACCGCGTCCCTGTCGGCGGCCGAGCGGGCGGCGATCGGCCGCCGGGCCCGGGCCCGTGCGTCGCGTTCGTGCCACGGCTGGTACGACGGCGGCCCGGACCGCTTCGACCCGGTCGAGGTGATCGAGCGCCAGTCGGCGACCCGCGTACCGGAGCTGGTGCCGGTGCGCTACGGCCGCATGCTGGAGTCGCCGTTCCGCTTCTACCGCGGCGCGGCGGCGATCATGGCCGCGGATCTGGGGCCCACACCGAACTCCGGGCTCCAGGTGCAGCTGTGCGGAGACGCCCACCTGCTGAACTTCCGGCTGCTCGCCTCGCCCGAGCGGCGTCTGGTCTTCGACATCAACGACTTCGACGAGACGTTCCCCGGCCCGTTCGAGTGGGACGTCAAGCGTCTGACGACCAGCTTCGTCACGGCGAGCCGGGAGAACGGGTTCTCCGTCAAGGAGCAGAACCGCGCGGTGCGGACCTGCGTGGCGGCCTACCGCCGGCGGATGAGGGAGTTCGCCGGCATGCGCACCCTGGACGTCTGGTACGCCCAGGACGACGTGGAGGGCCTGCGCAGACTGCTGGCGTCGTCGATGGACAAGGACGTCAGGCGCCGTACCGAACGCGCCGCGGCACAGGCCCGCACCCGCACCCATATGCAGGCGTTCGAGAAGCTGACCCGCGACACTGCCGAGGGCCGCCGGGTCACCCCGGACCCGCCGCTGATCACCCCCCTCAGGGACCTGCTGTCCGGCTCGGCGGGGGACGAGGAGGAGAAGGTCCTCCGGGGCGTCATCGAGGACTACGCGCGCACCCTGCCGTCGGAGCGCAGGCATCTGCTGCGTCACTACCACCTCGTCGACATGGCCCGGAAGGTGGTGGGCGTCGGCAGCGTCGGCACCCGCTGCTGGATCCTGCTCATGCTCGGCAGGGACGACGACGACCCCCTGCTGCTGCAGGCCAAGGAGGCCCAGGAGTCGGTGCTGGCCGCCCACACGGGCGGCACGGGCTTCGACAACCAGGGCCGCCGGGTGGTGACCGGGCAGCGCCTCATCCAGACCACCAGCGACATCTTCCTCGGCTGGACGCACGTGGTGGGCCTGGACGGCAGGGACCGCGACTTCTACGTACGACAGCTGCGCGACTGGAAGGGCATCGCGCGCCCCGAGACCATGGGGCCGGAGATGCTGAACCTCTTCGCCCAGGTGTGCGGCGCCAGTCTGGCCCGGGCCCACGCCCGCTCGGGCGATCCGATCGCCATCGCCGCCTACCTGGGCGGCAGTGACCGGTTCGACCGCGCGCTCACCGAGTTCGCGCAGTCCTACGCGGACCGCAACGAGAAGGACTTCGAGGCGCTCGGGGCAGCGGTCGGCTCCGGCCGGGTCAGCGCACGGGACCTGTGA